From one Treponema denticola genomic stretch:
- a CDS encoding DNA repair helicase XPB has translation MQESKPLIIQGDRSILLDIHDPEANEARFALIPFAELEKSPEHLHTYRLTPLSLWNAAGVGLSADSIMKTLTGFSRFKVPDSILVWMKETMGRYGKIKLLPLEEPQEEAASETIEKAEFLRLKPENALIFKELKSSKILLKYLIEDPDEENSFLISLLNRGTVKQALLKQGWPVQDEVPLRDGEPLDISLKEKTSSGTEFEIRDYQRDAASSFVGDKSAGTGFGTIVLPCGSGKTIVGMLTMSLLKTSTLILTPNVAAVYQWRRELLDKTNIRDEDIGLYTGEVKEIRPVTIATYQVLTWRPNTEAAFPHFKIFRERAWGLIIYDEVHLLPAPVFRITAELQVIRRLGLTATLVREDGCEGDVFSLVGPKRFDVPWKDLEQKGWIAKAYCTEIRVNIAPSKEIEYAVGTTREKHRIASENPAKLEIVKKLLTKHKENQILIIGQYLSQLETIAKEINAPLITGKNTNSERELLYDSFRKGEINVLVVSKVANFAIDLPDASVAIQVSGVFGSRQEEAQRLGRILRPKECDSHFYSIVTRQTIEEGFAEKRQKFLAEQGYDYSILTEAELDK, from the coding sequence ATGCAAGAATCTAAACCGCTTATAATTCAAGGAGACCGCTCCATTCTTTTGGATATTCATGACCCGGAAGCTAACGAGGCTCGTTTTGCCCTTATTCCTTTTGCGGAGCTTGAAAAGTCGCCTGAACATCTCCATACTTACAGGTTGACCCCCCTCTCGCTTTGGAATGCGGCAGGTGTCGGGCTTTCAGCCGATTCCATTATGAAAACCCTCACGGGCTTTTCCCGCTTTAAGGTTCCCGACTCTATCTTGGTTTGGATGAAAGAAACGATGGGCCGTTACGGTAAAATAAAGCTCCTCCCCCTTGAAGAGCCCCAAGAAGAGGCGGCTTCCGAAACCATTGAAAAAGCAGAATTTTTACGCCTTAAACCTGAAAACGCTCTTATCTTTAAGGAATTAAAAAGCAGCAAGATTCTTTTAAAATATTTAATAGAAGACCCCGATGAGGAAAACTCCTTTTTGATTTCCCTTTTAAACAGGGGAACCGTAAAGCAGGCTCTTTTAAAACAAGGCTGGCCCGTGCAGGATGAAGTCCCCCTCCGTGACGGCGAGCCCTTGGATATTTCCTTAAAAGAAAAAACTTCAAGCGGTACCGAATTTGAAATCAGGGATTATCAACGGGATGCGGCCTCTTCCTTTGTTGGCGATAAATCGGCAGGAACCGGCTTCGGTACGATTGTTCTGCCCTGCGGCTCGGGAAAAACCATAGTCGGAATGCTTACGATGAGCCTTCTTAAAACAAGCACCCTTATTCTAACCCCCAATGTAGCTGCCGTTTATCAGTGGCGGCGGGAGCTTTTGGATAAGACAAACATAAGAGATGAGGATATAGGTTTATATACGGGCGAGGTAAAGGAAATAAGGCCTGTTACGATAGCGACTTATCAGGTGCTCACTTGGAGGCCCAATACCGAGGCGGCCTTCCCTCATTTTAAGATTTTTAGAGAAAGAGCATGGGGGCTTATCATCTATGATGAGGTTCACCTATTACCGGCTCCGGTTTTTAGAATTACGGCAGAGCTTCAAGTTATAAGAAGGCTCGGGCTTACTGCGACCCTTGTGAGAGAGGACGGCTGTGAGGGCGATGTGTTCAGCCTTGTCGGCCCTAAGAGATTCGATGTGCCGTGGAAGGACCTTGAGCAAAAGGGCTGGATAGCAAAAGCTTATTGTACCGAAATCCGGGTAAACATTGCTCCTTCAAAAGAGATAGAGTACGCAGTGGGTACCACTCGCGAAAAGCACCGCATCGCAAGCGAAAACCCTGCAAAGCTCGAAATAGTAAAAAAACTTTTGACCAAGCACAAGGAAAATCAAATCCTTATAATCGGGCAGTACTTGTCCCAGCTCGAAACGATTGCAAAAGAAATAAATGCTCCTCTGATCACGGGAAAAAATACAAATTCCGAGCGGGAGCTTTTGTATGACTCATTTAGAAAGGGAGAGATAAATGTTTTGGTGGTTTCTAAGGTTGCAAACTTTGCGATTGATCTGCCTGATGCTTCCGTGGCTATTCAGGTCTCGGGCGTTTTCGGAAGCCGGCAAGAAGAGGCTCAGCGTTTGGGCCGAATCTTGAGGCCTAAAGAATGTGATTCCCATTTTTACAGCATTGTAACCCGCCAAACTATAGAAGAAGGCTTTGCCGAAAAGCGTCAAAAGTTTTTAGCCGAACAGGGTTATGACTACTCGATTCTTACCGAAGCCGAATTGGATAAATAA
- a CDS encoding TetR/AcrR family transcriptional regulator: MQVLKEEVKDRILTAAEKVFYEQDYRSAKLTDIAEQADIPVALIYTYFKNKEGLFDEVVAGVLDNIIKMMEDEEKMEAGSPYERFNRGGASQLPKLLKSRIKLIVLIDKSSGTKHENAKDMWVKRLEQHIKDGLKRYSKTKHDPMLAHILANNYVEGLMEIARHYKNDRWAEDMLFVLNKCYFNGVESL; encoded by the coding sequence ATGCAGGTATTAAAAGAAGAGGTCAAGGATAGAATTCTGACGGCTGCGGAAAAAGTATTTTATGAACAAGATTACAGAAGTGCAAAGCTGACGGATATTGCAGAACAGGCTGATATTCCTGTTGCGCTTATTTATACCTACTTCAAAAACAAAGAAGGATTATTTGATGAAGTAGTCGCAGGTGTGTTAGATAACATCATTAAGATGATGGAAGATGAGGAAAAGATGGAAGCCGGAAGTCCCTATGAAAGATTTAATCGGGGCGGAGCGTCTCAACTTCCCAAACTGTTAAAGAGTAGAATAAAACTCATCGTTTTGATAGACAAGAGCTCGGGAACGAAACATGAGAATGCAAAAGATATGTGGGTCAAGCGGTTGGAACAGCATATAAAAGACGGTTTAAAAAGATATTCAAAAACCAAGCACGATCCAATGCTTGCTCATATTTTGGCAAATAATTATGTTGAGGGACTTATGGAAATTGCACGGCACTATAAAAATGACAGATGGGCAGAAGATATGCTCTTTGTTCTTAATAAGTGTTATTTTAATGGAGTTGAATCATTGTAG
- a CDS encoding ABC transporter ATP-binding protein, whose amino-acid sequence MTEKELKKQVTGKTFLSNVLLALKIVFDLLPQVLLVLVISSLFSGKAEREYFKMIAVGIFISFMLKACCNYLAVKTAHDRAFSTLTELRLTIIEHLKKLNLGFFKKHTTGELTSIVEHDVEQVEIYLAHGLPEIMAATLLPVLVFIAMLFIDYRLALIMITGVPLMFLVQQLSAKTMQKRFQIYFEREMQMREDMMEYVKNIAVIKAFAKEECFSSRTLDSARSYVQDVKKSMGAVTGPMVLIDIFMEAGAVSVMMLGSILLLHKNISTAQFILSVILSSVFVSAISKTATLHHFSIVFTEKLKSIAVILCAPLAKEKISEKLKTGDIECKNVHFKYEKDSFALKNITVQCKENTLNALVGPSGCGKSTLANLIMGFWDVDSGVLTISGKDISRYDTDSISALIGSVQQEIILFNMSIFENIAIGKADASESEVIEAAQKARCHDFISALPHGYNTRVGEMGVKLSGGEKQRISIARMILKNAPILILDEAMAAVDSENEKLINEAIEELRKNKTVITIAHHLNTVQNADKIIVMDKGRILDSGTHEELILRCTFYKEMVEAQNKVDNWRVG is encoded by the coding sequence ATGACTGAAAAGGAATTGAAAAAACAGGTAACGGGTAAAACCTTTTTGTCCAATGTGCTGCTTGCGCTTAAAATAGTGTTTGACTTACTACCGCAGGTTTTATTGGTACTGGTGATAAGCAGCTTATTTTCGGGAAAAGCGGAAAGAGAATATTTTAAAATGATTGCCGTAGGTATTTTCATCTCGTTTATGCTGAAGGCGTGTTGTAATTATCTTGCCGTAAAGACAGCTCATGACAGGGCTTTTAGTACATTGACGGAATTACGGCTTACCATAATTGAACACCTTAAAAAATTGAATTTAGGATTTTTTAAAAAGCATACTACCGGTGAGCTTACAAGCATCGTTGAACACGATGTAGAGCAGGTTGAAATATATCTGGCGCACGGTCTTCCGGAAATTATGGCGGCAACTCTTCTTCCTGTTCTGGTTTTTATTGCAATGCTTTTTATAGATTACCGGCTCGCATTAATAATGATTACAGGGGTACCGCTCATGTTCCTTGTACAACAATTATCTGCAAAGACCATGCAAAAAAGATTTCAAATATATTTTGAAAGAGAAATGCAGATGAGGGAAGACATGATGGAATATGTAAAAAACATTGCCGTGATAAAGGCATTTGCAAAAGAAGAGTGTTTTAGCAGCAGAACTTTGGATTCCGCACGCTCTTATGTGCAAGATGTAAAAAAGAGTATGGGTGCCGTTACGGGTCCGATGGTGCTTATAGATATTTTTATGGAAGCCGGAGCGGTATCGGTTATGATGTTAGGAAGTATACTGCTCTTACATAAGAATATTTCTACCGCTCAGTTTATACTGTCCGTTATCTTATCTTCGGTATTTGTGTCGGCAATAAGTAAAACCGCAACGCTCCATCATTTTTCCATCGTGTTTACTGAAAAGCTCAAAAGCATAGCGGTGATTCTCTGTGCACCTCTTGCAAAAGAAAAGATCAGCGAAAAACTGAAAACGGGAGATATAGAATGTAAGAATGTACATTTTAAGTATGAAAAAGACAGCTTTGCGTTAAAAAATATTACTGTACAATGTAAAGAAAACACTTTAAATGCGCTTGTCGGGCCGAGCGGCTGCGGTAAAAGCACGCTTGCGAATCTTATCATGGGTTTTTGGGATGTTGATTCAGGTGTGCTCACAATTTCGGGTAAAGATATTTCACGCTATGATACGGACAGCATTTCCGCTCTTATCGGAAGTGTTCAGCAGGAAATAATTCTTTTTAATATGAGCATCTTTGAAAATATCGCGATCGGCAAGGCGGATGCTTCCGAATCGGAAGTGATAGAAGCCGCTCAAAAAGCACGATGTCATGATTTTATTTCCGCCCTGCCTCACGGCTACAACACAAGGGTCGGAGAGATGGGGGTAAAACTTTCGGGAGGAGAAAAGCAAAGAATATCCATTGCCCGGATGATTCTTAAAAATGCCCCAATTCTTATTTTAGATGAAGCGATGGCGGCGGTTGACAGCGAAAACGAAAAACTCATAAACGAGGCGATCGAAGAATTAAGAAAAAACAAAACGGTTATCACGATTGCGCATCACCTGAACACTGTACAAAACGCGGACAAAATAATCGTTATGGATAAAGGCCGCATACTGGATTCCGGCACACATGAAGAATTGATTTTGCGATGCACCTTTTATAAAGAAATGGTCGAAGCCCAAAACAAAGTAGACAACTGGCGGGTGGGGTAA
- a CDS encoding ABC transporter ATP-binding protein, translating into MADKQIGTAYVFTLAKAERGKLAAGMVLAAIGSVLSLVPYIAVYRILEMIIARSMSAEALLHWAVMCVAAAAVQAVLMSIAGICSHTAAFNTMHTVKIKVLQHISYLNAGFFQKNAAGKIKTTLFDDIDRVEAFLAHSTLELTQAAVVPLAMFVFMLHLHWLMALVMLVPMVLGIAVPMMMIAASNFSGLANDFAKDMEALNASATEYISAMPVMKMYRVTAEKFQQYKTALQTYTVCWKKMCTASCNPLSAASVILDSAILFTLPTGGFLYVRGSLSVSSFLIFIILTVCFYTSFLNSVTIAMQSMELGGGLAAVKKILEEPQMKSGSKTLPLNGRYDVRFDGVSFSYGEDGRNALNDVSLCVKAGTVNAFVGASGAGKTTAAQLIGRYWDSSAGTISIGGIPVTELQTENLMALTSFVFQDVFLLEDTLIENIRMGSDTSLEEVRKAAQAAQIDDFIMSLPDGYETKIGTEGVKVSGGERQRISIARALVKNAPILIFDEATSYSDIQNEHKIQVALQNLLKGKTVIMIAHRLHTIKNADTIFVFEKGSIAEQGSHTELMNKNGLYAQMQRTYLSALNHGSINVKEGN; encoded by the coding sequence ATGGCGGATAAACAAATAGGAACGGCGTATGTTTTTACGCTGGCTAAGGCGGAGCGGGGAAAATTGGCTGCGGGTATGGTACTTGCAGCGATCGGCTCGGTGTTGTCGTTGGTTCCGTACATTGCTGTGTACCGGATTTTGGAAATGATTATTGCTCGGTCGATGAGTGCGGAAGCGCTTTTACATTGGGCTGTTATGTGTGTTGCAGCAGCAGCGGTACAGGCAGTGTTGATGTCGATTGCGGGAATTTGTTCGCACACAGCGGCATTTAATACGATGCATACGGTAAAGATAAAAGTCTTGCAACATATCTCGTATCTGAATGCAGGCTTTTTTCAAAAAAATGCAGCGGGTAAAATCAAGACAACCCTGTTTGATGACATCGATAGAGTAGAAGCTTTTTTAGCGCACAGCACTTTGGAACTCACGCAGGCGGCGGTTGTTCCCCTTGCGATGTTTGTATTTATGCTGCATCTCCATTGGCTTATGGCATTGGTTATGCTTGTTCCTATGGTGCTCGGTATTGCCGTTCCGATGATGATGATAGCGGCAAGTAATTTTTCGGGATTGGCGAACGATTTTGCAAAGGATATGGAAGCCTTGAATGCATCGGCTACGGAATATATTTCTGCAATGCCGGTGATGAAGATGTACCGCGTAACAGCCGAAAAATTTCAACAGTATAAAACCGCTTTACAGACGTATACCGTTTGCTGGAAAAAGATGTGCACCGCTTCGTGTAATCCGCTTTCGGCAGCATCGGTTATCTTGGATTCGGCAATCTTATTCACTCTGCCTACAGGAGGGTTCCTTTATGTAAGAGGCTCGCTGTCCGTTTCTTCTTTTTTGATTTTTATTATTTTGACGGTGTGCTTTTATACATCGTTTTTAAATTCGGTTACGATTGCTATGCAGTCGATGGAACTCGGCGGCGGACTTGCAGCGGTTAAAAAAATTTTGGAAGAGCCTCAGATGAAAAGCGGATCAAAAACGCTTCCGCTAAACGGCCGTTATGATGTCCGGTTTGACGGTGTTTCATTTTCGTATGGAGAAGACGGACGGAACGCTTTAAATGATGTTTCGCTATGTGTAAAGGCGGGAACCGTCAACGCCTTTGTCGGAGCTTCCGGTGCAGGCAAAACCACCGCCGCCCAGCTTATCGGGCGATATTGGGATAGCTCTGCAGGCACTATTTCTATCGGCGGTATTCCCGTTACGGAACTGCAAACGGAGAACCTTATGGCGCTTACCTCGTTTGTGTTTCAAGATGTGTTTTTATTGGAAGATACGCTGATCGAAAATATTCGCATGGGAAGTGACACTTCTTTGGAGGAAGTACGCAAGGCAGCACAGGCAGCTCAAATTGACGATTTTATTATGAGTTTACCCGACGGTTATGAAACGAAAATCGGCACAGAGGGTGTAAAGGTTTCAGGCGGAGAGCGGCAGCGGATTTCTATTGCGCGTGCGTTAGTTAAAAATGCGCCTATCCTCATTTTTGATGAAGCAACTTCATATTCGGACATTCAAAATGAACATAAGATTCAAGTCGCATTGCAAAATTTGCTCAAAGGAAAAACGGTCATTATGATTGCGCACCGTCTGCACACGATAAAAAATGCGGATACTATTTTTGTCTTTGAAAAAGGCAGCATCGCTGAACAAGGTAGCCATACTGAACTGATGAATAAAAACGGTTTGTATGCACAGATGCAGCGCACGTACCTATCCGCTCTCAACCACGGTAGTATAAATGTAAAGGAGGGAAATTGA